A portion of the Bactrocera neohumeralis isolate Rockhampton chromosome 2, APGP_CSIRO_Bneo_wtdbg2-racon-allhic-juicebox.fasta_v2, whole genome shotgun sequence genome contains these proteins:
- the LOC126751323 gene encoding uncharacterized protein LOC126751323 isoform X2: MLAENVPLAVLVLLGCWAGCCRADTGLPLIQISHDEDLGEDYPEMREEVHLEDFFWTGSGDGPPDYLKKVHTGISKGKDVIVKTETVVATVYVDGNNEIDIPICLDCPPDDGGGTWGVGAMPPLNYSATDRRYWLLTVMSGFYSQKDNPLLEEKLARLYRLAFTRQQSKHLGINGAQQIAGIAVSAGRNRRGQHETDVHTSILELTTPKDFDDDAEMLDMIGGATPASTHPIQPKRKANRNTEWETSSEETENNFSFTSTTVSDEITTTTTSYTEATREKVASTTQLPHMTLVPWELIQEDAKSEKLQAAAALLNTQASLVPLQPHIPLLRNAQVRVVIHNITRITEDDVQKGIHSIGSYDEDINEKIDERPIANQTELIYSVFVNGRPVLAVTAANDMKLVSETEASNVIGQEVYMKSEPYLREPQATPLAPAIRSGQSGFIDSIQNNTALVVVTSLAILLLLLLLIALLLMGRSRVREKQRLEEQRTTSRNELLAELQSGRGASTETGLDTGRTTTHSRDIGVQNFSFEHDGTHHAREPRINFPSPPAEREYRRDSLSSSDNTSDSSVYCPINPPAPDVQRILDDKAAALFDKHRRRHAQHDYDQAEGHDNAVYTTVITDKKHDKTRRKNKRRYLSENRVGSLETSPRTHHAAQSSGDEVVSGSLDEEQLSPTYANFERNEAFNPHNNYHRNKLLHQKSVFGDKIDVEQLPTVEAVNKEVMRTLQPTERSSDTGSIGSFLSMASVKAFPKSSLPQPLNRVLDPVFVTYYDNVEGPAAKNQTAQTRPLRRQQSRHDALDATAIATIESFPTPKAPSQTNLGASQSDNPDPGVVGPVVWERHKKRLKEAADNDDADDMLMGYDDRLGNNPGAIRVHYEDLLESAIHMYSSQEDLPMPLPTRDFVNKRKPTKWENRGSSAGVSSFAARLNTTDVRPATAQPLKTTKSNNSTQPPSPASGAWGGSLYGSHSPLSRPLSAGPTQRSETFQVVGPPRSATNRSNVSTEPLIEAIKSELRRFKDDKH, from the exons ATGAAGATTTGGGCGAGGATTATCCAGAAATGCGCGAGGAAGTACACCTTGAGGACTTCTTTTGGACTGGTTCGGGTGATGGTCCACCAGACTATCTGAAGAAAGTGCACACTGGCATTAGTAAGGGCAAAGATGTGATTGTCAAAACGGAGACCGTTGTTGCGACAGTTTATGTGGACGGGAATAAT GAAATTGATATACCGATATGCTTGGATTGTCCGCCAGACGATGGCGGCGGTACTTGGGGTGTTGGCGCGATGCCACCACTTAATTACTCAGCGACAGATCGAAGATATTGGCTGCTCACAGTGATGTCGGGATTCTATTCACAAAAAGATAATCCCCTCTTGGAGGAGAAGTTGGCGCGTTTATATCGATTGGCTTTTACGAG ACAACAGTCGAAACATTTAGGTATCAATGGTGCACAGCAGATTGCAGGAATTGCGGTGTCAGCTGGGAGAAATAGGCGTGGTCAGCATGAAACCGacgtacatacaagtatactgGAACTCACGACTCCTAAAG ATTTCGACGACGACGCCGAAATGCTTGACATGATCGGTGGTGCTACACCAGCCAGCACCCACCCCATTCAGCCGAAACGCAAAGCAAACAGAAATACTGAGTGGGAAACGTCTTCGGAAGAAACCGAAAACAATTTCTCTTTTACAAGCACGACCGTTTCCGATGAAATCACCACAACCACAACCTCGTATACGGAAGCTACTCGCGAAAAAGTCGCGAGCACCACACAATTGCCACACATGACTCTAGTGCCATGGGAGTTGATACAGGAGGATGCAAAATCAGAGAAACTCCAAGCTGCAGCGGCATTATTGAACACACAAGCTTCACTGGTACCGTTACAACCGCATATTCCGCTGCTGCGTAATGCACAAGTGCGTGTGGTTATACATAATATCACACGGATTACTGAGGACGACGTTCAGAAGGGCATACACAGCATAGGCTCGTACGATGAAGATATCAATGAGAAGAT TGATGAACGTCCCATTGCAAATCAAACTGAACTCATCTACTCCGTATTCGTCAACGGGCGTCCTGTGCTGGCGGTAACGGCAGCCAACGATATGAAACTGGTGTCTGAAACCGAAGCGTCGAATGTCATTGGCCAGGAGGTCTACATGAAGTCCGAAC CTTATTTGCGCGAGCCACAGGCCACACCATTGGCGCCTGCCATACGTAGCGGGCAGTCGGGTTTCATAGACTCCATACAAAACAACACCGCTTTGGTGGTGGTCACTTCGCTTGCGATCTTACTCTTGTTGCTTTTGCTCATAGCATTGCTGTTAATGGGACGATCGCGTGTGCGTGAGAAACAACGGTTAGAGGAACAAAG AACGACCAGCCGCAATGAGCTCTTAGCTGAACTGCAATCTGGGCGCGGCGCTTCCACAGAAACCGGCTTAGATACCGGTCGTACTACAACGCACTCTCGTGATATTGGCGTACAGAACTTTTCATTCGAGCACGATGGCACACATCATGCACGCGAACCACGAATTAACTTCCCAAGTCCACCGGCAGAACGTGAATACCGTCGCGATTCACTTAGTTCATCGGACAACACATCTGACTCTTCAGTCTATTGTCCTATTAATCCGCCAGCGCCGGATGTTCAACGTATACTTGATGATAAGGCTGCGGCTTTATTCGATAAACATCGTCGCAGGCATGCGCAACATGATTACGATCAGGCAGAGGGGCATGACAATGCTGTATATACTACTGTCATTACGGACAAAAAGCATGACAAGACACGCCGCAAAAACAAGCGACGTTATCTCTCTGAGAATCGCGTCGGTTCTCTAGAGACCAGTCCACGAACACACCATGCGGCGCAGTCTTCGGGGGATGAGGTTGTTAGTGGCTCTTTAGATGAGGAACAATTGAGTCCCACATATGCGAATTTCGAAAGGAATGAGGCATTTAATCCGCACAATAATTATCATCGCAACAAACTTTTACATCAGAAGAGCGTGTTCGGCGATAAGATTGATGTGGAGCAACTACCGACCGTAGAAGCTGTGAATAAGGAGGTCATGCGCACATTACAGCCCACGGAAAGGTCTTCCGATACTGGTAGTATTGGTTCATTCTTATCGATGGCCTCTGTGAAAGCTTTCCCGAAAAGTTCACTGCCCCAGCCATTGAATCGGGTGTTAGATCCGGTTTTTGTCACATACTACGACAATGTTGAGGGCCCTGCTGCAAAGAACCAAACCGCGCAAACACGTCCGTTGCGTAGGCAACAGAGCCGACACGATGCATTGGATGCAACGGCCATAGCGACTATAGAAAGTTTCCCCACACCGAAGGCGCCATCACAAACCAATTTGGGCGCTTCGCAGAGTGACAACCCAGATCCGGGTGTTGTTGGTCCTGTAGTTTGGGAACGGCATAAGAAACGTTTGAAAGAAGCGGCGGATAACGATGATGCGG ACGACATGCTAATGGGGTATGACGATAGGCTTGGCAATAATCCGGGAGCAATAAGAGTTCATTATGAAGATCTACTAGAAAgcgccatacatatgtattccaGTCAAGAAGACTTGCCGATGCCTCTGCCAACACGAGACTTCGTAAATAAACGTAAACCCACAAAATGGGAAAATCGCGGCTCATCGGCGGGCGTATCCAG CTTTGCCGCTCGCCTTAATACTACCGACGTCCGTCCAGCTACTGCCCAAccattgaaaacaacaaaatccaACAACTCAACTCAACCGCCTTCACCTGCCAGCGGCGCTTGGGGTGGTAGTCTTTACGGTTCACATTCTCCATTAAGTCGACCATTGAGTGCTGGACCCACTCAGCGCTCGGAAACATTTCAGGTGGTTGGTCCACCCAGATCGGCAACAAATCGGTCTAATGTCTCAACGGAGCCACTTATAGAGGCAATCAAAAGCGAATTACGACGATTTAAGGATGATAAGCATTAG
- the LOC126751323 gene encoding uncharacterized protein LOC126751323 isoform X1 — protein sequence MLAENVPLAVLVLLGCWAGCCRADTGLPLIQISHDEDLGEDYPEMREEVHLEDFFWTGSGDGPPDYLKKVHTGISKGKDVIVKTETVVATVYVDGNNEIDIPICLDCPPDDGGGTWGVGAMPPLNYSATDRRYWLLTVMSGFYSQKDNPLLEEKLARLYRLAFTRQQSKHLGINGAQQIAGIAVSAGRNRRGQHETDVHTSILELTTPKDFDDDAEMLDMIGGATPASTHPIQPKRKANRNTEWETSSEETENNFSFTSTTVSDEITTTTTSYTEATREKVASTTQLPHMTLVPWELIQEDAKSEKLQAAAALLNTQASLVPLQPHIPLLRNAQVRVVIHNITRITEDDVQKGIHSIGSYDEDINEKIDERPIANQTELIYSVFVNGRPVLAVTAANDMKLVSETEASNVIGQEVYMKSERMQTYLREPQATPLAPAIRSGQSGFIDSIQNNTALVVVTSLAILLLLLLLIALLLMGRSRVREKQRLEEQRTTSRNELLAELQSGRGASTETGLDTGRTTTHSRDIGVQNFSFEHDGTHHAREPRINFPSPPAEREYRRDSLSSSDNTSDSSVYCPINPPAPDVQRILDDKAAALFDKHRRRHAQHDYDQAEGHDNAVYTTVITDKKHDKTRRKNKRRYLSENRVGSLETSPRTHHAAQSSGDEVVSGSLDEEQLSPTYANFERNEAFNPHNNYHRNKLLHQKSVFGDKIDVEQLPTVEAVNKEVMRTLQPTERSSDTGSIGSFLSMASVKAFPKSSLPQPLNRVLDPVFVTYYDNVEGPAAKNQTAQTRPLRRQQSRHDALDATAIATIESFPTPKAPSQTNLGASQSDNPDPGVVGPVVWERHKKRLKEAADNDDADDMLMGYDDRLGNNPGAIRVHYEDLLESAIHMYSSQEDLPMPLPTRDFVNKRKPTKWENRGSSAGVSSFAARLNTTDVRPATAQPLKTTKSNNSTQPPSPASGAWGGSLYGSHSPLSRPLSAGPTQRSETFQVVGPPRSATNRSNVSTEPLIEAIKSELRRFKDDKH from the exons ATGAAGATTTGGGCGAGGATTATCCAGAAATGCGCGAGGAAGTACACCTTGAGGACTTCTTTTGGACTGGTTCGGGTGATGGTCCACCAGACTATCTGAAGAAAGTGCACACTGGCATTAGTAAGGGCAAAGATGTGATTGTCAAAACGGAGACCGTTGTTGCGACAGTTTATGTGGACGGGAATAAT GAAATTGATATACCGATATGCTTGGATTGTCCGCCAGACGATGGCGGCGGTACTTGGGGTGTTGGCGCGATGCCACCACTTAATTACTCAGCGACAGATCGAAGATATTGGCTGCTCACAGTGATGTCGGGATTCTATTCACAAAAAGATAATCCCCTCTTGGAGGAGAAGTTGGCGCGTTTATATCGATTGGCTTTTACGAG ACAACAGTCGAAACATTTAGGTATCAATGGTGCACAGCAGATTGCAGGAATTGCGGTGTCAGCTGGGAGAAATAGGCGTGGTCAGCATGAAACCGacgtacatacaagtatactgGAACTCACGACTCCTAAAG ATTTCGACGACGACGCCGAAATGCTTGACATGATCGGTGGTGCTACACCAGCCAGCACCCACCCCATTCAGCCGAAACGCAAAGCAAACAGAAATACTGAGTGGGAAACGTCTTCGGAAGAAACCGAAAACAATTTCTCTTTTACAAGCACGACCGTTTCCGATGAAATCACCACAACCACAACCTCGTATACGGAAGCTACTCGCGAAAAAGTCGCGAGCACCACACAATTGCCACACATGACTCTAGTGCCATGGGAGTTGATACAGGAGGATGCAAAATCAGAGAAACTCCAAGCTGCAGCGGCATTATTGAACACACAAGCTTCACTGGTACCGTTACAACCGCATATTCCGCTGCTGCGTAATGCACAAGTGCGTGTGGTTATACATAATATCACACGGATTACTGAGGACGACGTTCAGAAGGGCATACACAGCATAGGCTCGTACGATGAAGATATCAATGAGAAGAT TGATGAACGTCCCATTGCAAATCAAACTGAACTCATCTACTCCGTATTCGTCAACGGGCGTCCTGTGCTGGCGGTAACGGCAGCCAACGATATGAAACTGGTGTCTGAAACCGAAGCGTCGAATGTCATTGGCCAGGAGGTCTACATGAAGTCCGAACGTATGCAAA CTTATTTGCGCGAGCCACAGGCCACACCATTGGCGCCTGCCATACGTAGCGGGCAGTCGGGTTTCATAGACTCCATACAAAACAACACCGCTTTGGTGGTGGTCACTTCGCTTGCGATCTTACTCTTGTTGCTTTTGCTCATAGCATTGCTGTTAATGGGACGATCGCGTGTGCGTGAGAAACAACGGTTAGAGGAACAAAG AACGACCAGCCGCAATGAGCTCTTAGCTGAACTGCAATCTGGGCGCGGCGCTTCCACAGAAACCGGCTTAGATACCGGTCGTACTACAACGCACTCTCGTGATATTGGCGTACAGAACTTTTCATTCGAGCACGATGGCACACATCATGCACGCGAACCACGAATTAACTTCCCAAGTCCACCGGCAGAACGTGAATACCGTCGCGATTCACTTAGTTCATCGGACAACACATCTGACTCTTCAGTCTATTGTCCTATTAATCCGCCAGCGCCGGATGTTCAACGTATACTTGATGATAAGGCTGCGGCTTTATTCGATAAACATCGTCGCAGGCATGCGCAACATGATTACGATCAGGCAGAGGGGCATGACAATGCTGTATATACTACTGTCATTACGGACAAAAAGCATGACAAGACACGCCGCAAAAACAAGCGACGTTATCTCTCTGAGAATCGCGTCGGTTCTCTAGAGACCAGTCCACGAACACACCATGCGGCGCAGTCTTCGGGGGATGAGGTTGTTAGTGGCTCTTTAGATGAGGAACAATTGAGTCCCACATATGCGAATTTCGAAAGGAATGAGGCATTTAATCCGCACAATAATTATCATCGCAACAAACTTTTACATCAGAAGAGCGTGTTCGGCGATAAGATTGATGTGGAGCAACTACCGACCGTAGAAGCTGTGAATAAGGAGGTCATGCGCACATTACAGCCCACGGAAAGGTCTTCCGATACTGGTAGTATTGGTTCATTCTTATCGATGGCCTCTGTGAAAGCTTTCCCGAAAAGTTCACTGCCCCAGCCATTGAATCGGGTGTTAGATCCGGTTTTTGTCACATACTACGACAATGTTGAGGGCCCTGCTGCAAAGAACCAAACCGCGCAAACACGTCCGTTGCGTAGGCAACAGAGCCGACACGATGCATTGGATGCAACGGCCATAGCGACTATAGAAAGTTTCCCCACACCGAAGGCGCCATCACAAACCAATTTGGGCGCTTCGCAGAGTGACAACCCAGATCCGGGTGTTGTTGGTCCTGTAGTTTGGGAACGGCATAAGAAACGTTTGAAAGAAGCGGCGGATAACGATGATGCGG ACGACATGCTAATGGGGTATGACGATAGGCTTGGCAATAATCCGGGAGCAATAAGAGTTCATTATGAAGATCTACTAGAAAgcgccatacatatgtattccaGTCAAGAAGACTTGCCGATGCCTCTGCCAACACGAGACTTCGTAAATAAACGTAAACCCACAAAATGGGAAAATCGCGGCTCATCGGCGGGCGTATCCAG CTTTGCCGCTCGCCTTAATACTACCGACGTCCGTCCAGCTACTGCCCAAccattgaaaacaacaaaatccaACAACTCAACTCAACCGCCTTCACCTGCCAGCGGCGCTTGGGGTGGTAGTCTTTACGGTTCACATTCTCCATTAAGTCGACCATTGAGTGCTGGACCCACTCAGCGCTCGGAAACATTTCAGGTGGTTGGTCCACCCAGATCGGCAACAAATCGGTCTAATGTCTCAACGGAGCCACTTATAGAGGCAATCAAAAGCGAATTACGACGATTTAAGGATGATAAGCATTAG
- the LOC126751338 gene encoding cardio acceleratory peptide 2b isoform X1: MKSFYCLDVIICSTVVVVALAGFSDAESEQRSLFELEQKNRRTAGGPSGLIAFPRVGRSDPNLVNNLHEADISALGEGIMYPASLEDYEVEYPKSEMKRASLIPFPRVGRTDAELRKWAHIMALQQALNKATGPSATSGLWFGPRLGKRSVDAQQQQQTHKSPASGQKELY; this comes from the exons ATGAAGTCTTTCTACTGTTTGGATGTTATCATTTGTTcgacagttgttgttgtggcctTAGCTGGATTTTCCGACGCTG AATCCGAGCAACGGAGTTTATTTG AGCTGGAGCAAAAAAACCGGCGCACGGCCGGCGGACCCTCGGGGCTGATAGCTTTTCCGCGCGTCGGCCGCAGCGATCCGAATCTGGTGAATAATTTGCATGAAGCTGACATCTCAGCGCTCGGCGAAGGCATCATGTATCCCGCCTCCTTGGAGGACTACGAAG TAGAATATCCAAAAAGCGAAATGAAGCGCGCCAGCCTGATACCCTTTCCACGGGTGGGCCGCACCGATGCGGAGCTGAGAAAGTGGGCGCACATTATGGCGCTGCAGCAGGCACTGAACAAGGCCACCGGCCCCAGCGCTACTTCAGGCCTATGGTTCGGCCCACGCTTGGGTAAGCGCAGCGTGgacgcgcaacaacaacagcaaacacacaAGTCGCCTGCCAGTGGCCAAAAGGAGCTGTACTAA
- the LOC126751338 gene encoding cardio acceleratory peptide 2b isoform X3, whose product MKSFYCLDVIICSTVVVVALAGFSDAELEQKNRRTAGGPSGLIAFPRVGRSDPNLVNNLHEADISALGEGIMYPASLEDYEVEYPKSEMKRASLIPFPRVGRTDAELRKWAHIMALQQALNKATGPSATSGLWFGPRLGKRSVDAQQQQQTHKSPASGQKELY is encoded by the exons ATGAAGTCTTTCTACTGTTTGGATGTTATCATTTGTTcgacagttgttgttgtggcctTAGCTGGATTTTCCGACGCTG AGCTGGAGCAAAAAAACCGGCGCACGGCCGGCGGACCCTCGGGGCTGATAGCTTTTCCGCGCGTCGGCCGCAGCGATCCGAATCTGGTGAATAATTTGCATGAAGCTGACATCTCAGCGCTCGGCGAAGGCATCATGTATCCCGCCTCCTTGGAGGACTACGAAG TAGAATATCCAAAAAGCGAAATGAAGCGCGCCAGCCTGATACCCTTTCCACGGGTGGGCCGCACCGATGCGGAGCTGAGAAAGTGGGCGCACATTATGGCGCTGCAGCAGGCACTGAACAAGGCCACCGGCCCCAGCGCTACTTCAGGCCTATGGTTCGGCCCACGCTTGGGTAAGCGCAGCGTGgacgcgcaacaacaacagcaaacacacaAGTCGCCTGCCAGTGGCCAAAAGGAGCTGTACTAA
- the LOC126751338 gene encoding cardio acceleratory peptide 2b isoform X2 yields MKSFYCLDVIICSTVVVVALAGFSDAESEQRSLFELEQKNRRTAGGPSGLIAFPRVGRSDPNLVNNLHEADISALGEGIMYPASLEDYEEYPKSEMKRASLIPFPRVGRTDAELRKWAHIMALQQALNKATGPSATSGLWFGPRLGKRSVDAQQQQQTHKSPASGQKELY; encoded by the exons ATGAAGTCTTTCTACTGTTTGGATGTTATCATTTGTTcgacagttgttgttgtggcctTAGCTGGATTTTCCGACGCTG AATCCGAGCAACGGAGTTTATTTG AGCTGGAGCAAAAAAACCGGCGCACGGCCGGCGGACCCTCGGGGCTGATAGCTTTTCCGCGCGTCGGCCGCAGCGATCCGAATCTGGTGAATAATTTGCATGAAGCTGACATCTCAGCGCTCGGCGAAGGCATCATGTATCCCGCCTCCTTGGAGGACTACGAAG AATATCCAAAAAGCGAAATGAAGCGCGCCAGCCTGATACCCTTTCCACGGGTGGGCCGCACCGATGCGGAGCTGAGAAAGTGGGCGCACATTATGGCGCTGCAGCAGGCACTGAACAAGGCCACCGGCCCCAGCGCTACTTCAGGCCTATGGTTCGGCCCACGCTTGGGTAAGCGCAGCGTGgacgcgcaacaacaacagcaaacacacaAGTCGCCTGCCAGTGGCCAAAAGGAGCTGTACTAA